One genomic window of Prochlorococcus marinus str. NATL2A includes the following:
- the petE gene encoding plastocyanin: MIRSISTALFAFFAFLVIGVTNVNASTVEVKLGTDAGMLAFEPSTLNISAGDTVKFVNNKLAPHNAVFDGNDDLSHPDLAFAPGESWERTFSTAGTYDFYCEPHRGAGMVGKIVVN; the protein is encoded by the coding sequence ATGATTCGTTCTATTTCAACAGCGTTATTTGCTTTCTTCGCATTCCTAGTAATTGGCGTAACCAATGTGAATGCTTCAACTGTTGAAGTCAAGCTTGGAACTGATGCTGGAATGCTTGCTTTCGAACCAAGCACCCTAAACATAAGCGCTGGTGACACCGTAAAGTTTGTAAATAACAAACTAGCTCCTCACAATGCTGTTTTTGACGGAAATGATGATCTAAGTCATCCTGATTTAGCTTTCGCTCCAGGAGAGTCTTGGGAGAGAACTTTTAGTACAGCTGGAACATACGATTTTTACTGCGAGCCTCACAGGGGCGCAGGCATGGTTGGAAAAATCGTAGTCAACTAA
- a CDS encoding NAD-dependent epimerase/dehydratase family protein: MKNEIILITGASGCVGQYIANWLIENSTSELFLWVRDPKKITSINLENPRIKILVGDLRESNKFKKEISEVNRVIHTATAWGDPKRAKEVNIDAVKNLLNLLNPSNIKQIIYFSTASVLDRNLNLLPEAFTYGTEYIQTKAQCLRELESHQLATKIIAVFPTLVFGGRLDGKSKFPTSYLTEGLRDALRWIWLARWIKLSSRFHFIHAADIAFICGHLANSDFEPVQPFSATKIKKLVLGQPYTSIDVVIQTLLIWKGMRRVPQIPILPWLIELITILLPIQMTNWDRFSLRQKHFIHEPVTSPETFGGISHAKTLSQVLHNSGLTKH; encoded by the coding sequence TTGAAAAACGAAATAATTCTGATTACTGGAGCAAGTGGATGTGTTGGGCAATACATAGCAAATTGGCTAATCGAAAACTCAACTTCAGAATTATTTTTATGGGTTAGAGATCCTAAAAAAATAACTTCAATAAATTTAGAAAACCCAAGGATTAAAATTTTAGTCGGAGATTTGAGAGAATCAAATAAGTTCAAGAAAGAAATTTCAGAAGTCAACAGAGTTATTCATACTGCGACTGCTTGGGGTGATCCTAAAAGGGCGAAAGAAGTCAATATTGATGCAGTAAAAAATTTGCTCAATTTACTAAATCCCTCCAATATCAAACAAATTATTTATTTCTCAACTGCAAGTGTTCTTGACAGAAACTTAAATTTGTTACCGGAAGCTTTTACCTATGGAACAGAGTACATACAAACAAAAGCACAATGCCTCAGAGAGCTTGAATCTCATCAGCTTGCAACGAAGATCATAGCTGTTTTCCCAACACTAGTTTTTGGCGGACGTTTAGACGGTAAAAGTAAATTTCCAACTAGTTATCTTACCGAAGGGCTTAGAGATGCATTGAGATGGATCTGGCTGGCTAGATGGATAAAATTATCCTCAAGGTTTCATTTTATTCACGCAGCAGATATCGCTTTCATTTGCGGGCATCTAGCTAACTCTGATTTCGAGCCTGTACAACCTTTTTCTGCCACTAAAATAAAAAAATTAGTTTTAGGGCAACCCTATACAAGTATTGATGTAGTAATTCAGACGCTTCTAATATGGAAAGGAATGAGAAGAGTCCCTCAAATCCCTATTTTGCCTTGGCTTATTGAACTTATAACTATATTACTACCAATTCAAATGACAAATTGGGATAGATTTAGTCTTAGACAAAAACACTTTATACATGAGCCCGTAACCTCTCCTGAAACCTTCGGGGGTATAAGTCATGCCAAAACGCTAAGTCAAGTTTTACATAATTCTGGTTTAACTAAACACTAA
- the hemE gene encoding uroporphyrinogen decarboxylase, with the protein MNETTPLLLRAARGENVERPPVWMMRQAGRYMKVYRDLRDNHPSFRERSENPDLSYEISMQPFKAFQPDGVILFSDILTPLPGMGINFDIVESKGPLINDPIRSLKQVKDLKPLQPEESMSFVGEVLGRLRESVGNKAAVLGFVGAPWTLAAYVVEGKSSKNYAVIKAMAFQEPELLHQLLNHFAESIANYLSYQIQSGAQVVQMFDSWAGQLSPQDYDEFAAPYQQKVVNLVKEKHPDTPMILYISGSAGVIERMGQTGVDIVSLDWTVDMADGLKRLPQAVGVQGNVDPGLLFGTPDAIRSRIVDVVRKAKGRKHILNLGHGILPGTPEENARVFFEAGKNVNELIKVSS; encoded by the coding sequence ATGAACGAAACTACTCCTTTACTACTCCGTGCAGCTCGCGGAGAAAATGTTGAAAGGCCCCCAGTTTGGATGATGAGACAAGCGGGGAGATACATGAAGGTATATCGTGACCTTCGTGATAATCATCCAAGCTTCAGGGAAAGATCCGAAAACCCCGATCTTTCTTATGAAATTTCAATGCAACCTTTTAAAGCTTTTCAACCAGATGGAGTGATACTTTTTTCAGACATCTTGACTCCTCTTCCTGGGATGGGAATTAACTTTGACATCGTTGAAAGTAAAGGACCCTTAATAAATGACCCAATAAGAAGCCTCAAACAGGTTAAAGACCTTAAACCCCTTCAACCAGAAGAAAGCATGTCTTTTGTTGGGGAAGTCCTTGGAAGGCTAAGGGAAAGCGTTGGGAACAAGGCTGCAGTTCTTGGCTTTGTAGGTGCTCCTTGGACTCTTGCTGCATATGTTGTAGAGGGAAAAAGCAGCAAAAATTATGCAGTTATAAAGGCGATGGCATTCCAAGAGCCAGAACTACTGCATCAACTTTTAAATCACTTTGCAGAATCAATTGCAAACTACTTGTCCTATCAAATTCAATCTGGGGCCCAAGTAGTTCAAATGTTTGATTCATGGGCAGGACAATTAAGTCCACAAGATTATGACGAGTTTGCTGCGCCTTATCAACAAAAAGTAGTCAATTTAGTAAAAGAAAAACATCCAGATACACCTATGATTTTATATATCTCAGGTAGTGCGGGAGTTATTGAAAGGATGGGACAAACCGGAGTAGATATAGTCTCTCTAGATTGGACTGTTGACATGGCAGATGGACTAAAAAGGCTGCCTCAAGCAGTTGGAGTCCAAGGAAATGTTGATCCAGGACTTTTGTTTGGTACTCCTGATGCTATTAGATCAAGAATTGTTGATGTCGTCAGAAAAGCGAAAGGTAGAAAACATATTCTTAACCTTGGTCATGGAATACTTCCAGGGACGCCAGAAGAAAATGCAAGAGTATTTTTCGAGGCTGGTAAAAATGTGAATGAACTTATAAAAGTTTCATCTTGA
- the glgB gene encoding 1,4-alpha-glucan branching protein GlgB, translating into MTVSILLDSLKDDGQRLSECRHESPFSILGPQPFKDKWIIRIWMPEASQVELVTQQTKIKLQNPNHEWIFEGVLEKDPGTDYQIKVNRGGIEHVQHDPWSFRKEWMGEIDRHLFAEGNHHHIWRKMGAHLTEIDKKKGVMFCLWAPHAKSVSVIGDLNSWDGRHHPMQKRLGGIWELFIPGLSEGDLYKYEIRTEKGHCYEKADPYGFQHEVRPAKSSVISKIDSFQWSDQSWISNRDNRDPLEQPISVYEMHLGSWMHASSDDPFINSNGEHRAPVPAADMKPGSRLLTYKELANKVIPYVKERGFTHIELMPISEHPFDGSWGYQVTGWYAPTSRFGSPDEFRAFVDSCHKEGIGIILDWVPGHFPKDQHGLAYFDGSHLYEHSDPRVGEHKEWGTLIFNYSRNEVRNFLVANLIFWFDQFHIDGIRVDAVASMLYKDYLRPEGEWIPNEDGGNENFEAVRFLQQANHVLFQHFPGALSIAEESTTWTGVTKPTDMDGLGFNLKWNMGWMHDMLDYFEIDPWFRQFNQNNITFSICYNFTENFMLALSHDEVVHGKSHLLHKMPGDDWQKYANTRALLAYMWTHPGKKTIFMGMEFGQRQEWNVWDDLQWDLLNYEPHKGIQKLVDDLNNLYKREPALWRNDFDEYGFQWIDCDDNKNSVISFMRREKTDGEWLVIVANFTPQNHSNYRIGVPVDGFYEEIFNTDASQYGGSNLGNMGGKSTDLYNIHGYENSIDLCLPPLSVLVLKHKSKKN; encoded by the coding sequence ATGACCGTCTCTATTCTATTAGATTCTTTGAAAGACGACGGACAAAGACTTTCTGAATGCAGACATGAAAGTCCATTTTCAATTCTTGGCCCTCAACCATTTAAAGATAAATGGATCATTCGAATATGGATGCCTGAGGCAAGTCAAGTTGAACTGGTAACACAACAAACTAAAATTAAGCTACAAAATCCCAATCATGAATGGATATTTGAGGGGGTTTTAGAAAAAGATCCAGGTACTGACTATCAAATAAAAGTAAATAGAGGAGGAATTGAACATGTTCAACATGATCCTTGGAGTTTCCGAAAAGAGTGGATGGGTGAAATTGATAGACATCTTTTCGCGGAGGGAAATCACCATCACATATGGCGAAAAATGGGTGCTCATCTCACAGAAATAGATAAAAAGAAAGGAGTTATGTTTTGCTTATGGGCGCCTCATGCAAAGAGTGTTTCCGTTATTGGTGATCTCAATTCATGGGATGGACGCCATCACCCAATGCAAAAACGTCTAGGAGGAATTTGGGAACTATTCATACCTGGTCTAAGTGAGGGAGATTTATACAAATATGAAATCAGGACTGAAAAAGGACATTGCTACGAGAAAGCCGACCCTTATGGTTTTCAACATGAAGTAAGACCAGCAAAAAGCTCAGTTATATCAAAAATCGACTCATTTCAATGGAGTGATCAGTCTTGGATATCCAATCGTGACAATAGAGATCCTTTAGAGCAACCAATTTCGGTTTATGAAATGCATTTAGGAAGCTGGATGCATGCTTCCTCGGACGATCCATTTATCAACTCAAACGGAGAGCATAGAGCTCCAGTTCCAGCTGCAGATATGAAGCCTGGCTCAAGATTGCTTACATATAAAGAACTGGCAAATAAGGTCATTCCCTATGTCAAAGAAAGAGGCTTCACTCATATCGAGCTTATGCCAATTTCAGAGCACCCTTTTGATGGGTCATGGGGGTATCAAGTTACAGGTTGGTATGCGCCTACAAGTAGATTTGGATCACCAGATGAGTTTCGTGCCTTCGTTGATTCATGTCATAAAGAAGGAATAGGAATCATTCTCGATTGGGTCCCGGGCCACTTCCCTAAAGATCAGCATGGACTAGCTTATTTTGATGGCAGCCATCTATACGAGCATTCAGATCCAAGAGTTGGAGAGCATAAAGAATGGGGAACATTAATTTTCAATTACAGTCGAAATGAAGTTCGTAATTTTCTAGTTGCAAATCTAATTTTCTGGTTTGATCAATTTCATATAGATGGCATACGTGTTGATGCAGTTGCCTCAATGCTTTACAAAGACTATCTTCGTCCAGAGGGTGAATGGATACCTAATGAAGATGGAGGGAATGAAAATTTTGAAGCAGTCAGATTTCTACAACAGGCTAATCACGTTCTTTTTCAACATTTTCCAGGTGCACTTTCTATTGCAGAAGAATCAACGACATGGACTGGTGTAACCAAACCAACTGACATGGATGGACTCGGTTTCAATCTAAAATGGAACATGGGTTGGATGCACGATATGCTCGATTATTTTGAAATTGACCCATGGTTTAGACAATTCAATCAAAACAACATTACTTTCTCCATTTGTTATAACTTTACCGAAAACTTTATGCTTGCTTTAAGCCACGATGAAGTTGTTCACGGGAAAAGTCATCTCTTACACAAAATGCCTGGCGATGACTGGCAGAAGTACGCTAATACACGAGCCTTACTTGCATATATGTGGACACATCCAGGTAAAAAAACAATATTTATGGGAATGGAATTTGGGCAGCGCCAAGAATGGAATGTTTGGGATGATTTGCAATGGGATCTTCTAAATTATGAACCTCACAAAGGAATACAGAAATTAGTAGATGATTTGAATAATTTATATAAAAGAGAACCTGCTTTATGGAGAAATGATTTTGACGAATACGGATTCCAGTGGATTGATTGCGATGATAATAAAAATTCAGTAATCAGTTTCATGAGAAGAGAAAAAACTGATGGAGAATGGCTAGTAATAGTGGCAAACTTCACACCTCAAAACCACTCCAATTACAGAATAGGTGTGCCTGTTGACGGATTCTATGAAGAAATTTTCAATACAGATGCGAGTCAATATGGAGGTTCAAACCTAGGTAATATGGGAGGGAAATCAACAGATCTATACAACATACATGGCTATGAAAATTCTATAGATCTTTGCCTTCCTCCTCTTAGCGTTCTGGTTCTAAAGCATAAATCCAAGAAGAATTAA